A region from the Pempheris klunzingeri isolate RE-2024b chromosome 17, fPemKlu1.hap1, whole genome shotgun sequence genome encodes:
- the septin9a gene encoding septin 9a isoform X4 → MSEAVVPDAMVSPAVGALYGEKPGGPVVDFSYVGIDAILEQMRRKAMKQGFELNIMVVGQSGLGKSTLMNTLFKSKVSRKSVLAMAQEKIPKTIEIKSISHDIEEKGVRMKLTVIDTPGFGDQINNENCWQPIMKFINDQYEAYLQEEININRKKRIPDSRVHCCIYFIPPTGHCLRPLDVEFMRRLSKVVNIVPVIAKADTLTLEERDFFKKKIREELRANGIDVYPQKEFDEDAEDRMINEKIREMIPFAVVGSDQEYQVNGRRLLGRKTKWGTIEVENIAHCEFAYLRDLLIRTHMQNIKDITSSIHYEMYRVRRLNENNTVVPHANGIPEHHLAAHEM, encoded by the exons ATGTCTGAGGCGGTGGTGCCTGATGCTATGGTGTCCCCAGCGGTGGGTGCCCTGTACGGGGAGAAACCCGGTGGCCCCGTGGTGGACTTCAGTTACGTGGGTATTGATGCCATTCTGgagcagatgaggaggaaggcCATGAAGCAGGGTTTTGAGCTCAACATTATGGTTGTGG GACAGAGTGGCCTGGGAAAGTCGACTCTGATGAACACACTGTTCAAGTCTAAAGTCAGCCGTAAGTCAGTGCTGGCCATGGCCCAGGAGAAGATCCCCAAAACAATCGAAATAAAGTCCATCAGTCATG acatcGAGGAGAAAGGAGTGAGGATGAAGCTGACAGTCATTGACACACCAGGCTTTGGAGACCAGATCAACAACGAGAACTG CTGGCAGCCCATCATGAAGTTCATTAATGACCAGTACGAGGCgtacctgcaggaggagatcaACATCAACAGGAAGAAAAGGATTCCAGACTCCAGAGTCCACTGCTGCATATATTTCATCCCCCCGACCGGACACTG tctgcGGCCTCTTGATGTAGAATTCATGAGACGTCTCAGTAAGGTGGTCAACATTGTCCCAGTCATTGCCAAAGCAGATACTCTCACCCTGGAGGAGAGGGACTTCTTCAAAAAGAAG ATCAGGGAAGAGCTGCGAGCCAACGGGATTGATGTGTACCCTCAGAAAGAATTTGACGAGGATGCAGAGGACAGAATGATCAATGAGAAGATCAGG GAGATGATCCCATTTGCTGTAGTGGGCAGCGACCAGGAGTACCAGGTCAACGGCAGGAGGCTGCTGGGGAGGAAAACCAAGTGGGGAACCATTGAAG tTGAGAACATAGCCCACTGTGAGTTTGCCTATTTACGGGATCTCCTCATCAG GACCCATATGCAGAACATTAAGGACATCACCAGCAGCATCCACTATGAAATGTATCGCGTGAGGCGCCTCAATGAGAATAACACAGTGGTTCCTCACGCGAACGGTATCCCTGAACATCATCTTGCTGCCCACGAGATGTAG